The Pseudarthrobacter defluvii DNA window ACCGGCATGCAGCTTGTCGACCCCCGGCGCGAGCTGATCGCGGACTCCGGTGTAGATCTTTCCGGCGCCTGTCTGCAGTTCCCCCGCGCCGGCGTTCAATGCGGTGCTGCCGTCCTTGACCTTGACCGCGCCGTCCTTCACCTGCGCAGCTCCCTTGTTCGCTGCGCCGGCGCCGGTGGCAAGCTGCCCCGACCCTTCCTTGAGCTGGGCGGCTCCCGCCGAAGCTTGCTCCGCGCCGTCCATGAGTTGCGCGGCGCCGTTGGAGATCTGGCCTGTGAGGTAGGTGTAGAAGGCAAGGAAGAGGGCCAGCAGGAGGGAGAGGGCGATGATCGCTACGGATTGGGAGCGAAGTCTGGGTTTGGCTGAGGCGAGGCTTGCTGTGCGGGTTGTCAACGCTGACACTTCCTAACTCTCCGCCGGACGACGCTGCCCGGCGGTGTGGACCGTGGTTGGTAAGGCGTTCCCGTTTCCTTGTGGGTGCCCGAAAAACGGGGCGGGAGTCTTGTTACTGATGGGTAACTTACTCGAGGGTAACCACACGCCGGGAAGGTGGGCAAGGGTTTGGCGCGATTGCCCTGGCTGGCTCCCGGTTGCGCGATGACGCGTCGATTTGTGCGAGCCGAAAGTCTCAGGTAAAGTAATTTCTCGTGCTGAGGCGCACGGAGCAGGGAAAACGCCCTGAAAACCGGCCCGAAAGTACCATTGGGATATGGTGTAATTGGCAACACTACGGTTTCTGGTACCGTCATTCTAGGTTCGAGTCCTGGTATCCCAGCTCTGGTTTGAGGGCTGATTTCAGCCGCTAAACAGAAGGTTTCCACTCGGTTCGCCGATTTGAAACCGAAGCAAAGTGTGTGAAATACTCACTGAGCTTGAGCAGCGGAAACGCTGCCGGAAGTACACGGCCCCATCGTATAGCGGCCTAGTACGCCGCCCTCTCACGGCGGTAACGCGGGTTCGAATCCCGCTGGGGTCACCATTGGAAATGGTCCCGGACATCAGTCCGGGGCCATTTTTGTTTCTGCCGAAGCTCGTAAAGGAATCTCCCCTCCACGTGGACAAGACCCCTCGTCGTTTCGCGGGGAGTTGTCCTTTAGCCGGGGAGTGTCCTGCTGGAGACGACGCGCCGCGCCAGCGTTCCGGGGCAGCTCAACTGGCATGATGTTGCTGTGACCTCCCACAACGAGCACGGCCAGGCCTCCCAGCCGCCGCAGAGTACTTCGGCGATCGCGCTGCTTGAGGACATCCGTGCCGGCCTGGACGACCTTCCGCTGCCACTGGCCCTTCCGGGCGCGGACCTGGCCCGGCGGGAAACGTCAGCGGCACGGGCTCAGCTGGATGACTACATCCTTCCTCGGTACCGCAGCCTGGACGCCCCGCTGCTTGCCGTCGTCGGCGGTTCCACGGGTGCCGGAAAGTCCACCCTGGTGAATGGCCTCGTGGGACACCCTGTCACCCGTGCAGGCGCCATCCGCCCCACCACCCGCCAGCCCATCCTGTTGCACAACCCCGCCGAGGCAACGTGGTTCGAAGGCCAGCGCGTCCTGCCGGGGCTGGGCCGGATCCGCGGGACCCTGGCGGCGGGGCCCGGGCGCACGGACCAAACCGGCGCGCCCGGCGCCTCCGTGGACTCGCTGGTACTGCTCGCCGACCCGGCGGTGCCTGCAGGTATCGCCCTCCTTGACGCACCCGACGTCGACTCCATCTCGGACCAGAACCGCATGCTTGCCGGGCAGCTGCTCGCGGCCGCCGACCTCTGGGTGTTTGTCACCACGGCCAGCCGGTACGCCGACGCGGTCCCGTGGAAGCTCCTCCTGGACGCCGCCACCCGGGACATCACCGTGGCAGTGGTGCTGGACCGGGTGCCGGAGGGCGCTGAGGCCGAGGTGAGCCAGGACCTCCGCGGACTCCTCGACCGCGAAGGACTCTCCGGAAGCCGCCTCTTCATCATCCCGGAAACCGTCCTGGATCCGGGCGGCATGCTGCCCGCGGGAACCGTGGACGAGCTGCGGGAGTGGCTCTCATCGCTGGCGGCTGACGCTGCAGGCCGGGCCGACGTCGCTCGCCGGACCCTGAACGGGACGGTCCGGGCCCTGGCCCAGCGCATCGAGGGCATTGCTGAGGCTGTCCGTGAACAGGAACGGGCAGCTGCACGCCTTGAAGCTGACGCAGTGGCGGCATATGGCGATGCGGCCACCCGGATCCTCGAGGCAACGAGGGACGGAGCGCTCCTGCGGGGCGAGGTGCTGGCACGCTGGCAGGATTTTGTGGGCACCGGGGAGTTCTTCCGGACCCTCGAACAGAACGTGGGCCGGTTCAGGGACCGCGTGGGCGCCTTCTTCCGCGGTGAACCGGCCCCCGCGGTCCGGGTTGAGGCGGCCATTGAGACCGGACTTCAGGCCGTGATCGTGGACGAAGCAGCCAATGCCGCGGAGGACACCGACCAGCGGTGGCGGTCGGATCCCGCAGGCCGTCAGCTGCTGGGCGGGGACGATTTGTCCGGCACCTCGCCAGGCTTCCCCGAACGGGCGGCGGCCGAGATCCGGGCCTGGCAGGAAGCATTGATGGAACTGATCCGCACGGAAGGGCAGGGCAAGCGCACCCAGGCCCGGTGGTTGTCCTTCGGCATTAACGGGCTCGGTGCCGCACTGATGATCGTGGTTTTCTCGATGACGGCCGGACTAACCGGTCTGGAAATCGGCGTGGCCGGGGGCACCGCGGTGGTGGGCCAGCGCCTGCTGGAGGCGGTGTTCGGCGAGGACGCGGTGCGCCGCATGGCAGACAAAGCCCGGGAAGACCTTGCGGTGCGCTGCCGGCAACTGCTGGCGGACGAACCGCAGAAGTTCCTGCAGCGCCTGCCGAAGGAAAACCCGGACCTCGCGCAGCGGCTTGCTGCGCAGGCTGCGAATCTGTCCCGCTTGGCGGAGCGGCCGTGAGCCGGCACAGCGGGGGGCGCACGTCCTCACGGTTGGACAGCAGGCTCCAGGCGCTTGAGGACGCCCGGGAACTGGGGGAGGGGGTGCTCCCGGACGAGGTGCTGCAGGAAGCATTCGACGTCCTCGAACGGGCGAGTTCCCGCCGGTCGTTGTCCGCCGGGCACACCGTGGTGGGCTTCTTCGGTGCAACAGGAAGCGGAAAATCCTCCCTTTTCAACGCCGTCAGCGGCGCGGAAATTGCGACGGCGGCTGCCCGCCGTCCAACCACCTCGGAACCGCTGGCAGGGGTCTGGGGAGCAGCGGGCAGCGAAGCGCTCCTTGACTGGCTGGAGGTGGGAAACCGGCACCACGCCTCGCCGGTGGACGGCTTCGCCGGCGAAGAGACCGGGCTGATCCTGCTGGATCTGCCTGATTTCGACTCCACCCGGGCGGCCAACCGCGAGATCGTGCAGCGCATGGTGGGCATGGTTGACGTCCTGGTCTGGGTGCTCGACCCGCAGAAGTATGCCGATGACGCCGTCCACAACGGATTCCTGGCGCCACTGGCGTCCCATGGGGCCGTCACACTTGTGGTCCTGAACCAGGTGGACCGGCTGCCGGTGCATGACGTGCAGCCGGTGCTCGACTCGCTGCACGCGATCCTTGCAGGGGAAGGGCTGGGACAGGTGCGCGTACTCGCCTCATCGGCAGTGACCGGAGCGGGAATCGCGGAAGTGCGTGCGGCGATCCGGAAAGTGGCTGTCCAGCGCCAGGCCCAGTCCCGGCGGCTGGAGGCCGATGTGACAAAAGCCGCGGATGTCCTGCGGCACGCTTCCGGCGAGGGGGATGCTTCAGGGGTGCGCTCTGCAGCAAAGTCGCGGCTTGCCGAGGAGTTGGCGGTGGCAGCCAACGTCCCCGCCGTGGTGCGCGCAGTGGGCCAATCGTACCGGCTGGAGTCGGTCCGCAGGACGGGTTGGCCCGCAACACGCTGGCTCTCCCGCTTCCGGCCGGACCCGTTGCGCCGGCTCAACCTGCGAAGGGATGCTCCTGCCGCCGTGAACAGAACCTCGCTGCCGGCCGCCGGCGCCCCGGAACGGGCCAGGACGGACGCGGCGGTCAGGGAATTCGCCGATTCCGCCGGTGCGGGAGCCCCTGGGCCCTGGCGGGCCGCGATCCGGGGGACCGCCAGGGCCGGACGGGACCGGCTGCCCGATGCCCTGGACCAGGCCATCGCAGGAACCGACCTTGGAGCCAACCGGAAAGCCTGGTGGTGGGGGGTGTTCAACGTCATCCAGTGGCTGGCGCTGCTCACTGTCCTGGGCGGCCTGGGCTGGCTTGGGGTGCTGGCAGGGCTGGGCTACCTGCAGTTGCCGGTGCCGGAGGCGCCGCGGGTGGAGGGGTGGCCCGTGCCCACCCTGATGATCGCGTTCGGGGTGGTGCTGGGGATCTTCCTGGCCATCACCGGCCATTTTATTGCCGCAGGTGCTGCCCGCGCCAGGGCTGCGAAGGCACGACGCCGGCTCAACAGTGCCGTTGCAGGTGCGGCGCAGGAGCTGGTGGTGGCACCGGTGGAGGGGGAGATTGCCCGGCTGGCGGCCTTCAACAAGGCGCTGAAGAAAGCCGCGCAGGCCTAGGAATCTGTCGCGTGGCCTGTCGCCCCGGCCGGCGGCGGCCGCAGTGTCACGGACCTTGATGAAGGTGCGCAGGTTGCGGGTGGTGGTGGCGGCCTTGAACTTCGGCTTGGCACTGACCTTGCTGAAGGGACTGTCCAGGGTTCCGCCGACGGGGGCAAACCAGGCAAGGGCTTCCGGCCCCAGACGCTGCTGGTCATGGTTCTCCAGGGCGGATCCGGCGGCTTCCAGCTCATCCAGGACGCCGGTGTCCGATGAAATGGTGATGTAGGTGTGGGTGGTCTTGTCATCCTCGGGATAGGGGCAGGTTTCCACCAGCTCGGCCACCCTCCCGGCGTCCAGGACCACCACCCACGCCTCGTAGCCAAATGCCGCACGCAGGCACTGTTCGCATTCCTGCTTGACGGCGGCGGCGTCCAGCGTGCTGGAGAGCACTACGTTGCCGCTGGCCAGCAGGGTTGTAGCGTCCGGGAACCCGCAGTTCTTCAGAGCATCCCGTAGATCCGCCATTTTGATGTTGATTCCGCCCACGTTGATGCCGCGGAGGAACACTGCATAGCTGCCCATGGCCACAGCCTAGCGGCGGGAGCGGCCGGGGGAGCGGAAGCTGCTGGTCGTTGTTCCTGCCTCAGTCGTTGTTCTTACGCAGTGCCTCGGTCAGGACCCGTCCCGCGTTGCATACCACTTCCGCGTGCAGGCGTCCGGGCTGGCGGGTCAGCCGTTCGATGGGGCCGGAAATGGAGACGGCGGCGATCACCCGGCCGGAGGGACCCCGCACCGGTGCCGAGACGGAGGCGACCCCCGGCTCACGCTCGCCGAGGCTCTGTCCCCAGCCCCGCCGTCGTACTCCTGCCAGCACGGTGGGGGTGAAGCGGGCCGACTGCAGGCCCTCGAGGAGCCGGTCGTGGTCTTCCCAGGCGAGCAGGACCTGGGCGGCGGAGCCGGCTTTCATGGACAATTGGGTGCCGACCGGGATGGTGTCGCGCAGGCCGATGGGGCGCTCGGCGGAGGCAACGCAGACGCGCCAGTCGCCCTGCCGCCGGAAGATCTGGGCGCTCTCGCCCGTGGCGTCGCGCAGCTGCATCAGCACGGGCCCTGCGGAAGCGATGAGGCGGTCCTCGCCGGCGGCCGACGCGAGCTCGACGAGCCGGCTGCCCAGGACGAAGCGGCCCTGGATGTCGCGGCTGACCAGGCGGTGGTGGACCAGCGCCAAAGCGAGGCGGTGGACGGTGGGCCGCGCCAGGCCGGTGGCGGCTACCAGCTGCGCCAGGGTGGTGGGTCCTGCCTCCAGGGCATCGAGCACCTGGGCCGCTTTATCAATGACGCCGACGCCACTAGAATTGTCCATGTAATGATATTGCCGTCTCATTATCTGAGATGCAAATCTTTCGGGTGGCGCAGTACTGAGCGCTCCTGATTCAGTTGGACTAATCAGCCAAACAGCAGTGAAGGGAGATGGCCATGGCAAAGACATTGGCCGAGAAAGTCTGGGACGCACACGTGGTGCGCAAAGGTGACGGCGATGGTGCCAACGCCCAGCCCGACCTTCTGTTCATCGACCTCCACCTGGTCCATGAAGTCACGTCCCCGCAGGCGTTTGAAGGCCTGCGGCTGGCCGGCCGCAAGCTGCGCCGCCCGGACCTGACCATTGCCACCGAGGACCACAACACTCCCACCCTGGACATCGACAAGCCCATTGCCGATCTCACCAGCCGGACCCAGATCCAGACCCTGCGGAACAACTGTGCCGAATTCGGCGTCCGGCTGCACAGCCTGGGCGACGCCGAGCAGGGCATTGTCCACGTGGTGGGTCCCCAGCTGGGCCTCACCCAGCCCGGCATGACGGTGGTCTGCGGCGACTCGCACACTTCAACCCACGGCGCCTTCGGGGCCCTGGCCATGGGCATCGGCACCTCCGAGGTGGAGCACGTCATGGCCACCCAGACCCTGTCGCTGAAGCCGTTCAAGACGATGGCCATCAACGTCGAGGGCACGCTGCGCCCCGGTGTCACCGCCAAGGACATTATCCTCGCTGTGATCGCCAAGATCGGCACCGGCGGCGGGCAGGGCTACGTGCTGGAGTACCGCGGCTCCGCCATCCGGGCCCTGTCCATGGAAGCCCGCATGACCATCTGCAACATGTCCATTGAAGCCGGTGCCCGCGCCGGCATGGTGGCTCCGGACGAAACCACGTACGCCTATATGTTGGGCCGCCCGCATGCGCCTGAAGGCG harbors:
- the leuC gene encoding 3-isopropylmalate dehydratase large subunit, with amino-acid sequence MAKTLAEKVWDAHVVRKGDGDGANAQPDLLFIDLHLVHEVTSPQAFEGLRLAGRKLRRPDLTIATEDHNTPTLDIDKPIADLTSRTQIQTLRNNCAEFGVRLHSLGDAEQGIVHVVGPQLGLTQPGMTVVCGDSHTSTHGAFGALAMGIGTSEVEHVMATQTLSLKPFKTMAINVEGTLRPGVTAKDIILAVIAKIGTGGGQGYVLEYRGSAIRALSMEARMTICNMSIEAGARAGMVAPDETTYAYMLGRPHAPEGADWDAAVEYWNTLKTDDDAVFDVEVDLDADTLEPFVTWGTNPGQGVSLSQSVPNPADFGDENAKAAAERALQYMGLEAGTPMKDIRVDTVFLGSCTNSRIEDLRAAADIIRGREKDPKVRMLVVPGSARVRLEAEAEGLDRVFKDFGAEWRFAGCSMCLGMNPDQLEPGERCASTSNRNFEGRQGKGGRTHLVSPVVAAATAVRGTLSSPSDLEPAPEPAAIRIDAA
- a CDS encoding GTPase, translating into MSRHSGGRTSSRLDSRLQALEDARELGEGVLPDEVLQEAFDVLERASSRRSLSAGHTVVGFFGATGSGKSSLFNAVSGAEIATAAARRPTTSEPLAGVWGAAGSEALLDWLEVGNRHHASPVDGFAGEETGLILLDLPDFDSTRAANREIVQRMVGMVDVLVWVLDPQKYADDAVHNGFLAPLASHGAVTLVVLNQVDRLPVHDVQPVLDSLHAILAGEGLGQVRVLASSAVTGAGIAEVRAAIRKVAVQRQAQSRRLEADVTKAADVLRHASGEGDASGVRSAAKSRLAEELAVAANVPAVVRAVGQSYRLESVRRTGWPATRWLSRFRPDPLRRLNLRRDAPAAVNRTSLPAAGAPERARTDAAVREFADSAGAGAPGPWRAAIRGTARAGRDRLPDALDQAIAGTDLGANRKAWWWGVFNVIQWLALLTVLGGLGWLGVLAGLGYLQLPVPEAPRVEGWPVPTLMIAFGVVLGIFLAITGHFIAAGAARARAAKARRRLNSAVAGAAQELVVAPVEGEIARLAAFNKALKKAAQA
- a CDS encoding dynamin family protein; amino-acid sequence: MTSHNEHGQASQPPQSTSAIALLEDIRAGLDDLPLPLALPGADLARRETSAARAQLDDYILPRYRSLDAPLLAVVGGSTGAGKSTLVNGLVGHPVTRAGAIRPTTRQPILLHNPAEATWFEGQRVLPGLGRIRGTLAAGPGRTDQTGAPGASVDSLVLLADPAVPAGIALLDAPDVDSISDQNRMLAGQLLAAADLWVFVTTASRYADAVPWKLLLDAATRDITVAVVLDRVPEGAEAEVSQDLRGLLDREGLSGSRLFIIPETVLDPGGMLPAGTVDELREWLSSLAADAAGRADVARRTLNGTVRALAQRIEGIAEAVREQERAAARLEADAVAAYGDAATRILEATRDGALLRGEVLARWQDFVGTGEFFRTLEQNVGRFRDRVGAFFRGEPAPAVRVEAAIETGLQAVIVDEAANAAEDTDQRWRSDPAGRQLLGGDDLSGTSPGFPERAAAEIRAWQEALMELIRTEGQGKRTQARWLSFGINGLGAALMIVVFSMTAGLTGLEIGVAGGTAVVGQRLLEAVFGEDAVRRMADKAREDLAVRCRQLLADEPQKFLQRLPKENPDLAQRLAAQAANLSRLAERP
- a CDS encoding IclR family transcriptional regulator, whose amino-acid sequence is MDNSSGVGVIDKAAQVLDALEAGPTTLAQLVAATGLARPTVHRLALALVHHRLVSRDIQGRFVLGSRLVELASAAGEDRLIASAGPVLMQLRDATGESAQIFRRQGDWRVCVASAERPIGLRDTIPVGTQLSMKAGSAAQVLLAWEDHDRLLEGLQSARFTPTVLAGVRRRGWGQSLGEREPGVASVSAPVRGPSGRVIAAVSISGPIERLTRQPGRLHAEVVCNAGRVLTEALRKNND